One genomic region from Streptomyces venezuelae encodes:
- a CDS encoding GntR family transcriptional regulator, with product MPSAPAGPAIQPTKQAPAADRVYMHVKQAVLDRRYEGGTLLTEGELAQAVGVSRTPVREALLKLEMEGLLKLYPKKGALVLAVSAQEIADVVETRLLVEEFAVRRAVPASAALIERLEELLEEQKRRAEAGDLAEVAVTDRCFHAEIVRHAGNQILSRLYDQLRDRQLRMGVAVMQSQPDRIAKNITEHAEILDRIRAGDVEGAAHCVRQHLSWVKVLVRGEDR from the coding sequence ATGCCATCAGCGCCAGCCGGCCCCGCCATCCAGCCCACCAAGCAGGCGCCCGCCGCCGACCGCGTCTACATGCACGTCAAGCAGGCCGTACTCGACCGGCGGTACGAGGGAGGCACCCTCCTCACCGAGGGCGAACTCGCCCAGGCCGTCGGAGTGTCCAGGACCCCCGTCCGTGAGGCGCTGCTCAAGCTGGAGATGGAAGGGCTGCTCAAGCTCTACCCGAAGAAGGGCGCCCTCGTCCTGGCCGTCTCCGCCCAGGAGATCGCCGACGTCGTCGAGACCCGGCTGCTCGTCGAGGAGTTCGCCGTCCGCCGGGCCGTGCCCGCGTCCGCCGCGCTGATCGAGCGGCTCGAAGAGCTCCTGGAGGAGCAGAAGCGGCGCGCGGAGGCCGGCGACCTCGCCGAGGTCGCGGTCACCGACCGCTGCTTCCACGCCGAGATCGTCCGCCACGCCGGCAACCAGATCCTCTCCCGCCTCTACGACCAGCTCCGCGACCGGCAGCTCCGCATGGGCGTCGCCGTGATGCAGTCCCAGCCGGACCGGATCGCCAAGAACATCACCGAGCACGCCGAGATCCTCGACCGGATCCGCGCGGGCGACGTGGAGGGCGCGGCCCACTGCGTCCGCCAGCACCTCAGCTGGGTCAAGGTCCTGGTCCGGGGTGAGGACCGGTGA